The Amaranthus tricolor cultivar Red isolate AtriRed21 chromosome 2, ASM2621246v1, whole genome shotgun sequence genome contains the following window.
AAGACCCTTATACTGCATGCATTAGAGTGACAGTATTCTGTACCAGAGGAACTCATACCGGAATTCATCAAATAAGCGATAGTGGCTGACTTTGCCGCAAGTCTGTTTAGGGCCCGGAGTACCCAGAAGATATCGGCAACCAAGACAattttgttgatatgaatgaaatttgtttgtttgaaaTTTGCTATTGAGCAGAGAGAACATATACTTAACCTGATATATTCTTGGATGGTTTTCATTCTATTAAAGTTTTGTTTCGTCCCATAACATCTAAAATATGTACTGCAAAATTTGATATTACATGACTcaaatttatttacaaatataatgGGTATTTTGAGTATAGACGTATATTACCAACGCTAAATGAGTGCTGTATATGATTGTTGTTGACGATGTCGATTTTACAGCGACAAAAACAATTTGATGTTGAAAATACCAGCTGACATTTCTACAGTTTTTCAACCGGAAAGCCAATAATGGGCTTTATTTCTTTTGCTAGAGAACGCAGCTCTGCAATTTCTTCGTCACTGAGTTGCCACCCAAGTGCACCCGCGAACTCTGCAGCCTGTTCCCCATTTTTAGCACCAGGTATAGGAACCACATTTTGTTGTGCTATCAGCCAGTTCAGAACCACCTGGAGAAGGTCATGAGTCTCATTCAGTAACACTAAACCAAATATTTGGCCCTGTCTTTATCTCAAAATAGCTGCATAGTCTTAAAAAACGATATTTATAGGCCTCATTTGGCAAATGAAAGAAGTAATTCTTTCTGGCCAGCCTAAATGAAAAGGGAGACTGCACTTCACTAGTTGAAGGTGCAGAGGTGGTCTGTAAATTGACATCAAGATTCAACAACATACCTGGGTGTTAGTCTTGTCATAATTCTGTCCTATCTCCTTAATCCTGTTTACTAGCGGTTGAAGCTGCATTGCATTAAGCCATCACCATAAGTTTGAGCAGTAATCTTTATATCTAATATATGTGCACAGTTTTACAGGGTACAGTAGTTACCTTGGTGAGATATTCTGGAGTATATATGCGACCTCGTGGACCTGAAGGTGGATTTTCTGGGGTGTACTTTCCGGTTAAAGCACCTGCACATATGCATCATTTTCAATCACAAAATATCAATGAAGTGTTGTGGATAAGTTGCACAATGGTGGATTTAGCCCCATCGAAAAGACATTAGGAAGAGGAAAACAGCCGCAGTGGAAATTTTAAGGTCATTTAGGGTGGTACCAGCATCACATGGTTGTAAATTCTTTTAGGCAAGTGAATTGTGCACTGGATGTAGATAACGCACTAGAGATCAACAGTATAACATAATCATTGTTGCTTGGTTGGTATCATAATCATTGTTGCTTGGTTGGTATCATCTCTGGTGGGAATACTCTAATTAACCCGAGTACGCCAGTCGGACAAGAGGGAGTTCTAATGAATTAACATTTGTTAGAGGAGCTATAATGTCGACTGTAATAAATAGGTTGTCTCAATTAAGCTTAAAACCGAAATCAACGGAACTAAACATGACTACTAACGAccaaaaagattcaattttgCAATACGAGTagtagtttaaactttaaaagCACAAACCTTGAGCAATTGGTGAATAAGCAATCAAAGTGACCCCAAGCTCATCGCAGGTAGCCTTGACACCATTCTCCTCAGGGAGCCTATATATAAGGCTGTAGTTGACTTGGTTTGAAGCCAGAGGAATGCCTCTTTTCTTTAGCTGCTGATACGCATCACGTAGCCGCTTCGCTGAATTGGACAAATGGTTTCGGTACAAATTATGACCGGAGGCTATAACTTGAAGAAATAGGAATATGTCAGCTGAAACCTATAGACGTACCACTATAATTAGAAACCCCCACTGCCTTCACGAGGCCCTTCTCAACAGCATCACCAAGACCATCAATATACCCTGGAGAGCCATCCTCACAGTAATGTAAGACCGCTTAAGGAGAAACTAAATGTCGGCTCATTAATGAATGAAactagatgatgatgatgttattGATGAGCTACCTTCATTTCCCCAAATTCCTGGCCTGGAATTAGCAAGATACATCAATTGATTTTACTTCCTTCAGAAAGAAAACGAGTAAACGACATCTATGTTGCTACATTTTGTATGATCATGCTCACCAGTGTAGTTGATAAAGCTCAACAGAAGAGAGACCAAGGCGAGACAGAGAATCCTTGAGAGCAGCAACAACACTTTCACGTCCTAATCTCCATGGCAGTGCAGCGAACTTGGTTGCAACTGCAACGTCCACCTCTGGATCCTTCTTTTTCCGTTCCTCAATAAATCTGCCACATAATTCACAATCTATGCTTCATGAAGTGTCAAGAACACTAGAAACAACTT
Protein-coding sequences here:
- the LOC130805260 gene encoding uncharacterized oxidoreductase At1g06690, chloroplastic is translated as MALQLNATASCFYNYYGTSNNNQKMNMNQGRNVIRAVTSVEDNTSTSTSTATSSVEKIKLGGSDLDVTKLGIGAWSWGDTSYWNNFEWDDRKMKAAKAAFDTSLDYGINFIDTAEVYGSRFSFGAINSETLLGRFIEERKKKDPEVDVAVATKFAALPWRLGRESVVAALKDSLSRLGLSSVELYQLHWPGIWGNEGYIDGLGDAVEKGLVKAVGVSNYSAKRLRDAYQQLKKRGIPLASNQVNYSLIYRLPEENGVKATCDELGVTLIAYSPIAQGALTGKYTPENPPSGPRGRIYTPEYLTKLQPLVNRIKEIGQNYDKTNTQVVLNWLIAQQNVVPIPGAKNGEQAAEFAGALGWQLSDEEIAELRSLAKEIKPIIGFPVEKL